TCGTGTCACGGCTTCGGCGGTGTACTTGACAGCCCCGCTACATTATCGGCGCAGGATCACTTGACCAGTGAGCTGTTACGCACTCTTTCAAGGATGGCTGCTTCTAAGCCAACCTCCTGGTTGTCTCGGCGATCCCACATCCTTTTCCACTCAGCACACACTTCGGGCCTTAGCCGGTGATCTGGGCTGTTTCCCTCTCGACCATGGAGCTTTTCCCCACGGACTCACTGCCACGCTGCAACGTTGATGCCATTCGGAGTTTAGTTGACGTCAGTACCCACACCGGGCCATCAGCCATCCAGTCGCTCTACCTGCACCAAGCACCACGCGACGCTGCACCTAAATGCATTTCGGGGAGAACCAGCTATCTCCGAGTTTGATTGGCCTTTCACCCCTACCCACAGCTCATCCCCCAGGTTTTCAACCCTGGTGGGTTCGGGCCTCCACACGGTCTTACCCGCGCTTCACCCTGGCCACGGGTAGCTCACTCGGTTTCGGGTCTAGAGCACGCGACTACCTCGCCCTATTCAGACTCGCTTTCGCTCCGGCTCCCCCACACGGGTTAACCTCGCCACGCACCACTAACTCGCAGGCTCATTCTTCAAAAGGCACGCCATCACACACCACCACGGCAGCATGCTCTGACGGATTAACAGCGCACGGTTTCAGGAACTCTTTCACTCCCTCCCGGGTACTTTTCACCAGTCCCTCACGGTACACATCCACTATCGGTCACCAGACGTATTCAGGCTTACCAGGCGGTCCTGGCCGATTCACACGAGATTACACGAGTCCCGCGCTACTCGGGACCACGCCCCACCAGCCATGCAGTGCCTTCACCTACGGGGGTCTCACCCACTCCGCCAGCGCCTTCCAACGCCTTCAGCTAGCACCACACACCCAGCGCCACCGCGGTAGCGATGACCAGGCGCTCCCACAACCCCGCCCACGCAACACCTACCGGCTTGCACACGCAGACGGTTTAGCCATCCTCCCCGTTCGCTCACCACTACTCAGGGAATCACTATTGTTTTCTCTTCCTGCGGGTACTGAGATGTTTCAGTTCCCCACGTGCCCCCCGGCGCCCTAATCTCTTCAGACACCGGTGACCGGGCATCACCCCGGCCAGGTTACCCCATTCGGACACCCTGGGATCACAGCTCGGTTGACAGCTCCCCCAGGCCTATCGCGGCCTCCCACGTCCTTCATCAGCATCTGGTGCCCAGGCATCCACCGTACGCCTTCACACACGACACACCACGAGCACACCCAACACAGCAGAACACAATGCTCGCCACCACTATACAGTTCTCAACCAACCACCAGACCACACCACACCAGCACACCCGCCACCCACGCCTCACCCGAGACGCCCATGACGAATCCACCGATAGGGGTGTGCCCCTAGAGAACCCAACAGTGCTGCCCACGCGCCACAGAACACCCACCCCGAGGAACCTCCCCAAGACCAGTGCCGTGTGTGCCTCATGCTCCTTAGAAAGGAGGTGATCCAGCCGCACCTTCCGGTACGGCTACCTTGTTACGACTTCGTCCCAATCGCCAGTCCCACCTTCGACCACGCCCCCCACACCAAGTGTGGTTGGACCATGAGCTTAGGGTGTTACCGACTTTCATGACGTGACGGGCGGTGTGTACAAGGCCCGGGAACGTATTCACCGCAGCACTGCTGATCTGCGATTACTAGCGACTCCGACTTCACAGGGTCGAGTTGCAGACCCCGATCCGAACTGAGACCGGCTTTGAGAGATTCGCTCCACCTCACGGTCTCGCCACCCTCTGTACCGGCCATTGTAGCATGTGTGAAGCCCTGGACATCAGGGGCATGATGACTTGACGTCGTCCCGCCTTCCTCCGAGTTGACCCCGGCAGTCTCCCGCGAGTCCCCGGCCGAACCGCTGGCAACACAGGACAAGGGTTGCGCTCGTTACGGGACTTAACCCAACATCTCACGACACGAGCTGACGACAGCCATGCACCACCTGTACACCAGCCACAAGGGAAACCCCATCTCTGAGGCGATCCGGTGTATGTCAAACCCAGGTAAGGTTCTTCGCGTTGCATCGAATTAATCCACATGCTCCGCCGCTTGTGCGGGCCCCCGTCAATTCCTTTGAGTTTTAGCCTTGCGGCCGTACTCCCCAGGCGGGGCGCTTAATGCGTTAGCTACGGCACGGACACCAAGAATGGTCCCCACACCTAGCGCCCAACGTTTACAGCATGGACTACCAGGGTATCTAATCCTGTTCGCTACCCACGCTTTCGCTCCTCAGCGTCAGGAACGGCCCAGCAAGCTGCCTTCGCCATCGGTGTTCCTCCTGATATCTGCGCATTTCACCGCTACACCAGGAATTCCGCTTGCCCCTACCGCCCTCGAGTCTGCCCGTATCAGCCGCACGTGCCCAGTTAAGCCAGACATTTCCACGACCGACGCGACAAACCGCCTACGAGCCCTTTACGCCCAGTAAATCCGGACAACGCTCGCGCCCTACGTATTACCGCGGCTGCTGGCACGTAGTTAGCCGGCGCTTCTTTAGCCCCTACCGTCACATTCGTCAGGGCCGAAAGAGGTTTACAACCGAAGGCCGTCCTCCCCCACACGGCGTCGCTGCGTCAGGCTTCCGCCCATTGCGCAAAATTCCCCACTGCTGCCTCCCGTAGGAGTCTGGGCCGTGTCTCAGTCCCAGTGTGGCCGATCACCCTCTCAGGCCGGCTACCCGTCATCGCCTTGGTACGCCCTCACCGCACCAACAAGCTGATGGGCCGCGAGCCCCTCCCAAGCCGGAACACCCCCTTACGAAGATGAACCTTTCCCACCCATCCATGCGAATAGGCAGGGCCATCCGGTATTAGCCCCAGTTTCCCAGGGTTATCCCCACGCCCAGGGCAGGTTACTCACGTGTTACTCACCCGTCCGCCGCTCTGCACACCGATCCGAAAACCGGCGCCATCGCTCGACTTGCATGTGTGAAGCGCGCCGTCAGCGTTCGTCCTGAGCCAGGATCAAACTCTCCAACAATGAACCATTGGAAAAAACCCCAGCACCACCCACACCACAACACCAAACCGATGCCACAGTGCAGGCACTACTCAAAGCAAAAAAGACAAGAAAGCAAACACACACACGCGTGCACAAACACTGTTGAATTCTCAAAGAACACACCCACCACACCCGCGGCAGGCCCACACCCAGAAACCACCCACAACCAGGCAGCCCCCGAATGCTTCAGTTAACACCCTAACACCCAGCCCCACCCCCCTTTCACCAGGGGGGTCCGGATCCACCAGAACCCGAAACAACCAAGCGTCAGAGCACCCGACCGAATTCCCAACCGGAACTCCGCCGAACCGTCAGCCCGACTCCGCCGTGCTGACGACAACCACTTTAACCCCCCGTCACACACCCCACGCACCCACCCCCCGACAACCGACGAAACAGCAGGACAACGACCACGTCACCTCTTCGAGCGAAGGGATGCAACGGAACTTCCGGAAGCACTCGTCCCCGCGAACAAAGCGAGGGATTCACGCTCGGGTGAGTATTGACCACGCCTCGTTTCGTCACCACCGAGCGCGGTAGCCTCGATCTCGGAACACGACCACGGGGGTAGCAGTGGATTCGACACCGATTTACACCGAATTGCGGAACACGCTGATCGATCCGGAAGGGGACCACTGGACGACCAGTGCCCCGCCCGAGTTCGTCGCCTCCCTGGAAGGTGCTCACGAGCAGAGTGACCAGCCGGACGACGGCCCGAGCGGCAACCACAGCGCCGGGACTCACACACCACCGCAGCAGAGCCGGCGGAGCAAAGGACGTCGCCACCGGGCGGAGGACTGAGCGAACAACGTTCCGGACCGTTCGGATCGCCGGATACGTCATCCCGAGCGGTGGCCCGCGCACCGAGGAGCGACGGCAGCCGTCCCGATGCGCCGGTGCGACAACTCGGACCGAACACCGCTTCGCGGGTAACGCGGAACTCAGGAGGATTGCCCCGCCCGCGTGCGGCAACAACTGCGGGCGGGGTGGAACACCTCAAGCGTGCCGTGGCCACTCGTGAGGCCTGACCACTTCTCACGACGGGCTTCGGCGGGCCAGCTGATGCCCACAGCCCGGAGCGGTACCGCGAGAACCCCGAATCCACTCTCCCCGAGTAGCTCCGCCGGTAGGCAACGCGCGTCGAACGGGGACATCACGCAGCTAGGAGAGCGCGGCGCCAGCGCGAACCGCGTCGGCGGACAGCCCGAACAGGGGAATCGGGATCACTCGTTGGCGGAGGAGAACTGCGGAAGCGAAACAACGGGGAAGCGCTGCTGCTCGTCGTCTTCGACGTCTTCGGAGTGTGCCGTCCGTTCTGCCGCCACCTCGGACTCGCTGGACTCGCTCGGCGAGAACGACAGCGGCTGTTCCAGCAACGTATCCCGGTCCAGTTCGTCGCCACCGGCCGTCACCTCGGCGGGAGCGGACTCCTCCTCATGGCGGTCCTGCTGGTAGCGCTGCCGGGTCCGCCGAGCCGCTCCCCGGATCTCCTCGGTCAGCTGACGGTTGGCCTGGCGCACCTGACGCTCTTCCTTCTCCTGCTTCCGCGTCTGCCGCCGCTTGGTCTGCTGCTGCGCCGTGCGTGCCTGCTTGATGTACGGCCCGAACAGCTCGCGCAGACTACGCGCATTCTGCTCACTCAGGTCGATTTCATAGCTCACGCCATCCATGGCGAAAGTAACTGTCTGCTGCGCTTCGGACCCGTCGATGTCGTCGACGAGTTCGACCTGAATCCGCTCGGCCATGATCACCTGTTTTCGGGAACGTGCCCCGTCTCGCTCCGCGACACTTGCCGGTGAGACACCTCCGACCGACACTTACGTTATAGCACGCGGCCGGGCCGTTGTCTCCTCCTCACGATAGAACAACCTCATGAGCGCCCGTAAACCACCCACGCTCACGTAGTCGGTTCCTAAAAACCAATACTACTGGAACCCCTCACTCCCACGACGCGGTACCGCGCGTTGTGCTGACCGAGGAAGAGAGCACAAGGTGAACACTGTCGTGGAGGTCACTCCGGCATCACGCACCGGCCGTTCGCGACAATGGCGTAGCGTCAGTTTATTGTACTGTCGCGCTTCGTCGTAAGCTGTGGATGACCGACGAAAACGATCCGGAATCGAGGGTTAGCAGTGGCGCAGAAGGTAACGGTTCAGCTGGTCGACGATGTCGACGGTTCAGAAGCGGACTCGACCGTCGAGTTCGCGCTGGACGGAGTGAGCTACACGATCGACCTGTCGTCCGAAAACGCCGCCGAACTCCGCGACGCGCTGGCTCCCTATGTTTCCAGCGCCCGCCGCGTCGGTGGTCGCAAGCGTAGCGGCAAGGCGAGCAAGGCCGCGAAAACCCGTCAGTCGAACGGCGGCTCACAGGCGCAGAAAGCCGCTGACCGTGAACGCAATCAGGCCATTCGGGAATGGGCACGCCAGCAGGGCATGCAGGTTTCCGACCGTGGTCGGATTCCCGCTGAGGTCGTGGAGGCCTACGACAAAGCGCAGTGAAGCGACCGCAGCACCCGGCCGGGCGGGATGACATCACTCGTCTCCCGCCCGTCGGGTAGTTCAATCACCGAAAACATTGCGTGCACGAAAGCACGCCAAATGTGATCACTTTTCGTTCAACTGCCCGAGTCCTCCAAGAATTCGCGAATATCTTCCCGCGAAGGCATCGACCCGCTCGCCCCTTTCCGCTGTATCGACAGCGCCGCGGCCCCCGAACCGTGGCGCAAGGCCTCGGTCGTGTCCGTCCCGCGGGCCAGCTCGGCGGCCAGCACGCCGACGAAGGTGTCCCCCGCCGCCGTGGTGTCCACCGCTCGCACCGGGAACGCGGGCATCCTGACCCGCTCCCCGGAGCGGTTCCCGTAGAGCACCCCCTCGCCACCCATCGTCACGGCGACTTCGGGAACGCTGTCGAGCAGGGCGGGCAGCGCCCGTTCGGGGTCGGACTCACCGGTGAGCACCGCGGCCTCGTGCTCGTTGGGCACCAACAGGTCCACGTTCGACAGCAGCGACTCCGGCACCGGTTCCGCCGGCGCGGGGGTCAGCACCACGCGCACACCGTGTGCGGCGGCCACCTCGGCCGCGGCCGAGGCTCCCCGCAAGGGGGTCTCCAACTGCAGCAGCAGGCAGTCGGACGCGGCGATGGCCTCCGCGTCGCCGGGGTGGAGCCGATCCATCACGTCGTTGGCCCCTCCCACGACGATGATCGAGTTCCCACCGTCGTCGTCGACCACGATGTGCGCCGTGCCGCTGTGGCCCTCCACCGTCCGCAGCCCCGTCGTCTCCACTCCCGCCTCGGCGAGCGTCGCGCGGATGCGGCCGCCGAACTCGTCGTCGCCGACCGCGCCCAGGAACCTGGTGCCCACCTCCGCCCTCGCGGCGGCTATGGCCTGGTTAGCCCCCTTACCTCCCGGAACCGTGCTGAACGCGCGCCCGTGCACCGTCTCTCCCCGGCGCGGCGGTGTCGCCACGTAGGCGACCAGATCCATGTTGCAACTACCGAATACCGTCACCATCGTCACGGGGCCATAATTACCGTCCCGCCGGTTGGCGGGGTCGGCCAGGGCCGCTGGCGCGTCGTGCACGACCCGCCGGGTTGCCGGGACGTACCATGCCCGGCAACGAGTTGGAAAGAGGACGAGACGCGGTGGACTACGTAGTGACTGCGGGGCTACGGCCTCCGGTGGACATCTCGAAGCTCGACCCGCTGCAGCAGGAAGGAGTGGTGTCCGTACTCGATCACCAGCTGGGCCGGGTCGAGGGGGTGGCGGGCCCCGAGGAGGAAGACATCGACGTGCTGGACTACCGGATCGAGGTCGGCCCGGACGGCGCGACCGTGATGCTGGCGGTCGACGCTCCCGCGCTGTCGGCTGCGGAGAACGCCGCCGCCAACGTGGTACGGGAGATTCTCCTGGACAGCCAGGTGCTCGAACACTGGACGCTGACGCACTCCGAGGTCAAGATCACCGAGGACGAGTTCAACGAGAGTCTGGCCGCCGCGGAGCAGCACACCGGCGAGCGGCTCGGTGAGGCCGACGAACGGTTGCAGGCCGAGATAGAAGAGGCGTTCGAGCAGGCCGAACTCCCGGAGTCGGATCCCTTGCGGGGCGAAGCGGTCTCCGAGGAGCGGACATCCGACTCGCGGGCCGGAACGG
The nucleotide sequence above comes from Actinopolyspora erythraea. Encoded proteins:
- the rbsK gene encoding ribokinase; this encodes MVTVFGSCNMDLVAYVATPPRRGETVHGRAFSTVPGGKGANQAIAAARAEVGTRFLGAVGDDEFGGRIRATLAEAGVETTGLRTVEGHSGTAHIVVDDDGGNSIIVVGGANDVMDRLHPGDAEAIAASDCLLLQLETPLRGASAAAEVAAAHGVRVVLTPAPAEPVPESLLSNVDLLVPNEHEAAVLTGESDPERALPALLDSVPEVAVTMGGEGVLYGNRSGERVRMPAFPVRAVDTTAAGDTFVGVLAAELARGTDTTEALRHGSGAAALSIQRKGASGSMPSREDIREFLEDSGS
- a CDS encoding histone-like nucleoid-structuring protein Lsr2 — encoded protein: MAQKVTVQLVDDVDGSEADSTVEFALDGVSYTIDLSSENAAELRDALAPYVSSARRVGGRKRSGKASKAAKTRQSNGGSQAQKAADRERNQAIREWARQQGMQVSDRGRIPAEVVEAYDKAQ
- a CDS encoding histone-like nucleoid-structuring protein Lsr2 codes for the protein MAERIQVELVDDIDGSEAQQTVTFAMDGVSYEIDLSEQNARSLRELFGPYIKQARTAQQQTKRRQTRKQEKEERQVRQANRQLTEEIRGAARRTRQRYQQDRHEEESAPAEVTAGGDELDRDTLLEQPLSFSPSESSESEVAAERTAHSEDVEDDEQQRFPVVSLPQFSSANE